The following coding sequences are from one Cervus canadensis isolate Bull #8, Minnesota chromosome 4, ASM1932006v1, whole genome shotgun sequence window:
- the SIRT6 gene encoding NAD-dependent protein deacetylase sirtuin-6, translating to MAHAPCEEGPGTKDENTAPPSSSSHPISGGSGRNKGNFIVPVGAVRMSVNYAAGLSPYADKGKCGLPEVFDPPEELEKKVWELAQLIWQSSNVVFHTGAGISTASGIPDFRGPHGVWTMEERGLAPKFDTTFENAQPTKTHMALVQLERVGLLRFLVSQNVDGLHVRSGFPRDKLAELHGNMFVEECVKCKTQYVRDTVVGSMGLKPTGRLCTMAKSRGLRACRGELRDTILDWEDSLPDRDLTLADEASRNADLSITLGTSLQIRPSGNLPLATKRRGGLLVIVNLQPTKHDRHADLRIHGYVDEVMTRLMKHLGLEIPAWNGPHVVERALPPLPRPPAPKLEPKEEASTQLNSPVPASPKQEPTAEPCAQHNGSGPTNHKREWPDSHAPRRPPKRVKTQVVPS from the exons ATGGCGCATGCGCCTTGCGAGGAGGGGCCAGGTACGAAAGATGAGAATACGGCTCCTCCTTCTTCCTCGTCCCACCCTATTTCCGGCGGAAGCGGCCGCAACAAGGGAAACTTTATTGTTCCCGTTGGTGCAGTGAGGATGTCGGTGAATTACGCGGCGGGGCTTTCGCCGTATGCGGACAAGGGCAAGTGCGGTCTCCCGGAG GTCTTCGACCCCCCCGAGGAGTTGGAGAAGAAGGTGTGGGAGCTGGCACAGCTCATCTGGCAGTCCTCCAATGTGGTGTTCCACACAGGCGCCGGCATCAGCACTGCCTCAGGCATCCCCGACTTCAG GGGCCCCCATGGCGTCTGGACGATGGAGGAGCGGGGCCTGGCCCCCAAGTTTGACACCACCTTCGAGAATGCCCAGCCCACAAAGACCCACATGGCGCTGGTGCAGCTGGAGCGCGTGGGCCTCCTGCGCTTCCTGGTCAGCCAGAATGTGGACGGACTGCACGTGCGCTCCGGCTTCCCCAG AGACAAGCTAGCAGAGCTCCACGGAAACATGTTTGTAGAAGAATGTGTCAAGTGTAAGAC GCAGTATGTCCGGGACACCGTGGTGGGCAGCATGGGCCTGAAACCCACGGGCCGGCTCTGCACCATGGCCAAGTCCAGGGGGCTGCGGGCCTGCAG GGGGGAGCTGAGAGACACCATCCTGGATTGGGAGGATTCCCTGCCTGACCGGGACCTCACCCTGGCCGATGAGGCCAGCAG GAATGCAGACCTGTCCATCACACTGGGCACCTCCCTGCAAATCCGGCCCAGCGGGAACCTTCCCCTCGCCACCAAGCGTCGTGGAGGTCTCCTGGTCATTGTCAACCTTCAGCCCACCAAGCAT GACCGCCACGCAGACCTGCGAATCCACGGTTATGTTGATGAGGTCATGACGCGGCTCATGAAACACCTGGGCCTGGAGATCCCAGCCTGGAACGGCCCCCACGTGGTGGAGAGGGCACTGCCGCCCCTGCCACGCCCACCCGCCCCCAAGCTGGAGCCCAAGGAGGAGGCCTCCACCCAGCTCAACAGCCCAGTGCCCGCCAGCCCCAAGCAGGAGCCCACAGCTGAGCCCTGCGCCCAGCACAATGGTTCCGGACCAACCAACCACAAAAGGGAGTGGCCAGACAGCCATGCCCCTCGCAGGCCTCCCAAAAGAGTGAAAACCCAGGTGGTTCCTAGCTGA